In Thermosphaera sp., a genomic segment contains:
- the arcC gene encoding carbamate kinase gives MNIDINEGENVDSGEVVVVALGGNAFQSKNDKGTVEEYWNNAYKSAEFITRLIEEGYRVVVTHGNGPQVGIIAEWMMAGLKEKNLPPMSLDIAGAMSQGWLGYLLQQALYNKLLDRKLLGEKIKGVVTVVTQTLVDRNDPAFKDPTKYIGPWYEKDEVEKLAKEFGWTFKPDPRGGYRRVVPSPDPVRQIEIDAIKTLVSNGFIVIADGGGGIPVYVEEDGKLKGIEAVIDKDLGAERMAAAVGADVLLILTDVEKVYLNHGKPDAKPIDEMTASEALKYYKEGHFKPGSMGPKVLAGIRFVQNGGKLAIIAHLSQAYEAIKGKAGTRILPG, from the coding sequence ATGAATATTGATATTAATGAAGGTGAAAACGTGGACTCTGGAGAAGTCGTAGTTGTAGCATTAGGGGGGAACGCGTTCCAAAGCAAGAACGATAAGGGCACTGTAGAAGAGTACTGGAACAACGCGTATAAGTCAGCTGAATTCATAACTAGACTCATTGAGGAAGGCTACAGAGTAGTGGTGACTCATGGAAATGGTCCACAAGTAGGGATCATCGCGGAATGGATGATGGCTGGTTTAAAGGAAAAGAATCTGCCTCCAATGAGCTTGGACATAGCAGGCGCTATGTCGCAAGGATGGCTAGGCTACTTGTTACAGCAAGCCCTTTACAATAAATTATTGGATAGGAAGCTTCTCGGTGAGAAAATTAAAGGAGTAGTAACAGTTGTCACGCAGACACTCGTGGACCGGAACGACCCAGCCTTCAAGGACCCCACTAAGTATATCGGACCATGGTATGAAAAAGATGAGGTCGAGAAGCTTGCAAAAGAGTTTGGTTGGACCTTTAAACCGGATCCCAGGGGAGGTTATAGAAGAGTAGTGCCCTCTCCTGACCCAGTGAGACAGATAGAAATCGATGCCATCAAAACACTGGTGTCTAACGGATTCATCGTCATTGCTGACGGTGGCGGTGGAATTCCAGTGTATGTTGAAGAGGACGGTAAGCTCAAAGGGATTGAGGCAGTCATAGATAAAGACCTTGGAGCAGAAAGAATGGCGGCCGCAGTGGGTGCCGACGTATTATTAATTTTGACTGATGTTGAAAAAGTATACCTCAACCACGGAAAACCCGATGCTAAACCCATTGATGAGATGACCGCCAGCGAAGCCTTAAAATATTATAAAGAGGGACATTTCAAACCTGGAAGCATGGGACCAAAAGTCCTAGCCGGAATAAGGTTCGTTCAAAACGGTGGAAAATTGGCAATCATTGCTCACTTAAGCCAGGCTTACGAGGCAATAAAAGGGAAGGCGGGCACAAGGATCCTCCCAGGATAA
- the argF gene encoding ornithine carbamoyltransferase has translation MVTSLKGRDFLTLTEYTKEELWFMIDTALQLKQRYLAGERVIPVLVGRHLAMIFEKPSTRTRISFETAMKELGGDALYLSSNELQLARGETIEDTARVLSRYVDGIMARVFEHQKIEKLAEYSRVPVINGLSDLHHPAQALSDVLTIIEKKGRDISRLKIVFVGDGGDNVLHSLMLAVGILGGKTIIASPKGYDPHPSVVKLFNEFATPNGGSYEIIRDPYEAVENADVVYTDVWVSMGQDKERERRVRDLEPYRVTVDLMSKAKPDAIFMHCLPAHRGEEVVNEVIDGKWSVVWDQAENRKHAQKAILALTIP, from the coding sequence ATGGTGACCAGTCTCAAAGGGAGAGATTTTCTAACTCTAACTGAGTACACTAAGGAAGAATTATGGTTCATGATTGATACAGCACTTCAACTAAAACAACGATACCTTGCAGGGGAGCGAGTCATACCTGTGCTCGTTGGACGCCACTTAGCCATGATCTTTGAGAAACCAAGTACAAGGACTAGGATAAGCTTTGAAACGGCGATGAAGGAACTGGGTGGAGACGCTTTATACCTAAGTTCAAACGAGCTCCAACTAGCCCGCGGAGAAACCATAGAAGATACGGCGAGAGTGTTATCAAGATATGTCGACGGAATCATGGCTAGAGTGTTTGAGCACCAGAAGATTGAGAAGCTTGCCGAATATTCACGCGTACCAGTGATCAATGGATTAAGCGATTTACACCATCCCGCTCAGGCGTTGAGTGACGTATTGACAATCATTGAGAAGAAGGGAAGAGACATCTCAAGGTTGAAAATAGTGTTCGTTGGCGACGGAGGAGACAATGTGCTACATAGTTTGATGTTGGCTGTTGGCATTCTGGGTGGGAAGACGATTATCGCATCTCCCAAGGGATATGACCCGCATCCTAGTGTTGTAAAATTGTTTAATGAATTCGCAACACCCAACGGCGGGTCCTATGAAATAATCCGAGATCCTTACGAGGCCGTTGAAAATGCTGACGTGGTTTACACAGACGTCTGGGTGAGTATGGGACAAGATAAGGAGCGAGAGAGGAGGGTGAGAGATCTCGAACCATACAGGGTCACTGTCGACCTGATGAGCAAGGCAAAGCCCGATGCAATTTTCATGCACTGTCTCCCAGCGCACAGGGGTGAGGAAGTTGTTAACGAGGTTATCGATGGCAAATGGAGTGTTGTATGGGATCAAGCCGAGAATAGAAAACATGCACAAAAAGCCATTCTAGCCCTTACTATCCCTTGA
- a CDS encoding DMT family transporter: MLDINRILKLKGFFFLVMTTILWGTSFSFIKLSVEEISGFSYTFYRGMFSLLFLTPLVTRKLRKREFHFKSLINGMYTGVAYTSGLMLQGLGTAYVSPSTSAFITGLNTLHVHLYSGIIARKYGLTHAISLALALSGLYILTKPQDSGGWGEFLVFIGSIAWAAQIILVSKYSSASMLEYLYGMFTPTLLIGPYVLFFERGGSLSPSTMIYLAYLAAACSLGATYFQVKGQKYVSASSAAIVFLLEPVFALLFSLLLGLEALALYKVIGGSLIVLATYVTTVGEIKSVNKTQQT, from the coding sequence ATGCTCGACATAAACCGTATTTTAAAACTAAAAGGCTTTTTCTTCCTCGTCATGACGACCATCTTGTGGGGTACGTCTTTTTCTTTCATTAAACTATCTGTTGAGGAAATCTCGGGTTTCTCATATACGTTTTACCGCGGTATGTTTTCTCTCCTATTTCTGACACCACTGGTCACTAGAAAACTGCGAAAACGAGAATTCCATTTTAAAAGTTTGATAAATGGAATGTATACCGGAGTCGCTTATACCTCAGGACTTATGCTTCAGGGATTGGGGACCGCATACGTATCTCCCTCGACAAGTGCGTTCATCACTGGGCTTAATACGCTACATGTTCATCTCTATTCCGGAATTATAGCTAGAAAATATGGACTTACCCATGCTATCTCATTAGCCCTAGCCCTCTCTGGTCTTTACATTTTAACCAAGCCCCAGGACAGTGGAGGTTGGGGCGAGTTCCTCGTTTTCATAGGATCCATTGCATGGGCAGCTCAGATCATCCTAGTGAGCAAGTACAGCAGCGCTTCAATGCTCGAGTATCTTTATGGAATGTTCACTCCAACTCTCCTAATAGGTCCATACGTCCTGTTTTTTGAAAGAGGCGGGAGCCTGTCACCCTCCACGATGATCTACTTAGCTTACCTGGCGGCGGCGTGTTCTCTTGGAGCCACCTATTTCCAGGTCAAAGGACAGAAGTATGTCTCAGCTAGCTCTGCTGCAATAGTATTCTTGCTAGAACCGGTGTTTGCACTCTTATTCTCACTCCTCCTCGGCCTCGAAGCTCTAGCGTTGTACAAAGTGATTGGGGGGAGTCTCATAGTTCTTGCAACGTACGTGACCACCGTCGGCGAGATCAAAAGCGTGAATAAGACACAGCAGACTTAA
- a CDS encoding Mrp/NBP35 family ATP-binding protein — MSDYKKIPFKPAFNLVNEVERKLRNYKYKILILSGKGGVGKTFLSSMLSLALAEKGRKVALLDGDIHGSSVPSVLGLHGTRHYADEEGNILPVIGPLGIKVVAVNLMLDSPDLPVVWRGPLVSKAIVELLSKVRWDSGDYLIVDLPPGTGDVIITLTQSIPSITGAIIVTAPNMLSETIVAKAINFVAKYNVRMLGIVENMSYFKCPHCGRISQVLGKSTGEELAAKYGTRLLAKIPIDPLINESIDKGMPYILINHEGEASKAIKSLADELIRIVES; from the coding sequence ATGAGTGATTATAAGAAAATACCTTTTAAACCTGCGTTCAACCTGGTAAACGAGGTAGAGAGAAAACTCAGAAACTACAAGTATAAAATATTGATTCTTAGTGGAAAGGGAGGCGTGGGTAAAACCTTCTTATCTTCAATGTTATCCCTAGCGCTTGCTGAAAAAGGGCGAAAGGTTGCCCTCTTGGACGGTGATATTCACGGATCATCAGTACCATCAGTCCTAGGGTTGCATGGAACCAGACATTATGCTGATGAAGAAGGCAATATCTTGCCAGTTATTGGTCCTCTTGGAATCAAGGTCGTCGCAGTGAATCTAATGCTAGACTCTCCAGACCTTCCAGTTGTCTGGAGGGGGCCGCTCGTCTCGAAGGCGATTGTAGAACTGTTAAGCAAGGTTAGGTGGGATAGCGGGGATTATCTCATAGTCGACTTGCCCCCGGGTACAGGAGATGTTATAATAACCCTTACTCAGTCAATACCGTCGATTACGGGCGCGATTATAGTGACTGCTCCGAACATGTTGTCTGAAACAATAGTCGCAAAAGCAATCAATTTCGTTGCCAAATACAATGTGAGAATGCTTGGAATAGTCGAGAACATGAGCTATTTTAAGTGTCCTCATTGCGGAAGAATTTCACAGGTATTAGGCAAGTCCACGGGCGAGGAGTTGGCGGCTAAGTACGGAACAAGGCTATTGGCTAAGATCCCCATAGACCCCTTAATAAATGAGTCAATCGACAAAGGCATGCCTTACATTCTAATCAACCATGAAGGGGAGGCATCAAAAGCCATAAAAAGTCTAGCAGATGAATTAATAAGGATAGTCGAATCATAA
- the mvk gene encoding mevalonate kinase: MICSVAPGKIILVGEHFVVKGAPAIGLAVSKYVKVCIEEGESEIMSRQLGLIRQDSPLYRALMKITLIVRENYKCSDKIRVSIDSEIPIGSGMGSSAAINVAFTHAYFTLCGLKPDKELVNGIAFEGEKEIHSKPSGIDNTLATYGGFIKYQGGVFHRINAKLKEDVDFVIVNTNIRRVTGNIVEDVLKLYDRYPEIFDHVYEAASHLVEESLRSLIDGDYESLGRLMLINHGLLWSIGVSHKSNDMLVHRLLDKGCYGAKLSGAGRGGIVIGLADRTVSTAIIDELAEEGFLAFRVIPDYEGVKIVQDN; this comes from the coding sequence ATGATCTGTAGCGTAGCGCCGGGCAAAATAATCCTGGTGGGAGAGCACTTTGTTGTCAAAGGAGCTCCCGCGATAGGGCTCGCAGTATCAAAATACGTTAAAGTGTGCATTGAAGAAGGAGAATCAGAGATCATGTCGAGGCAGCTTGGGTTAATAAGGCAGGACTCCCCGCTCTATAGAGCATTGATGAAAATCACGTTAATCGTCCGAGAGAACTACAAGTGCAGTGATAAAATCAGGGTGTCGATCGACTCGGAGATCCCAATAGGTAGTGGAATGGGTTCATCAGCCGCTATCAACGTGGCCTTCACACATGCTTATTTCACGTTATGTGGTTTGAAACCGGATAAAGAACTCGTCAACGGCATCGCCTTCGAAGGAGAGAAAGAAATTCATTCAAAGCCGAGCGGTATTGATAACACATTGGCAACATATGGAGGATTCATTAAGTATCAGGGAGGGGTTTTCCACAGAATCAATGCAAAATTGAAGGAGGATGTAGACTTCGTAATTGTTAACACGAACATTAGGAGAGTTACGGGCAATATCGTTGAAGATGTATTGAAACTTTACGATAGGTATCCGGAAATATTTGATCATGTATACGAAGCCGCTTCACATCTAGTCGAAGAATCATTGAGGTCTCTTATCGATGGCGATTATGAATCTCTTGGACGATTAATGCTTATTAATCACGGGTTATTGTGGAGCATAGGAGTCTCGCACAAGTCCAATGACATGCTTGTCCACAGACTATTGGATAAAGGATGCTATGGAGCCAAGCTGAGTGGTGCTGGAAGAGGTGGCATTGTTATAGGATTAGCTGATAGGACAGTATCCACGGCCATTATTGACGAGCTCGCAGAAGAAGGTTTTCTAGCATTCAGGGTTATACCCGATTATGAAGGAGTGAAGATAGTTCAGGATAATTAA
- a CDS encoding ornithine carbamoyltransferase, translated as MGRGKPWFVGLLHGQDWLSNYDHDIDTVFKVLKAARELREMYHNGIRKVTWLDGKMLYLIFYNKSLRTRNSFQTGIYQLGGQATYISPDQVYAPTLPEDMVPYQTEAISDVARVLSRYGDGIAIRIYGDAAKWIIGRGHKIIREFAKWADIPVLNMEDDVWHPFQALADAQAAFDALGWPKDLRGKKVVVSYAYSGGLKPLAVPQDVAAMFAMMGADVYVAHPPGFELMDEAMNKAREYAKHWGSEFKIVYDMDEAFEGATIVYPKAWSPKGFFPPYNSVVDKEGAKAYQDKFKNWIVTRERLEKAGKPYYMHCGPADRGQEVTDEVLDSYEKSLYFEEAENRLHVQKAVMAMTLGE; from the coding sequence ATGGGCAGAGGAAAGCCTTGGTTCGTTGGTCTTCTGCACGGACAAGACTGGCTGTCAAACTACGACCACGACATTGATACTGTATTTAAAGTGTTGAAAGCGGCCCGAGAGTTAAGAGAAATGTATCATAATGGGATAAGGAAGGTCACGTGGCTAGATGGAAAAATGCTGTATCTCATCTTCTACAACAAGAGCCTCAGGACGAGAAACAGTTTCCAGACGGGCATATATCAGCTTGGGGGACAGGCTACATACATCAGCCCCGATCAAGTATATGCCCCCACCTTACCAGAAGACATGGTTCCATATCAAACCGAGGCTATTAGCGACGTAGCCAGAGTGTTAAGCAGGTATGGTGATGGCATCGCAATAAGGATTTACGGAGATGCCGCAAAATGGATCATTGGAAGGGGTCACAAGATCATTAGAGAGTTTGCAAAATGGGCAGACATACCTGTTCTCAACATGGAAGATGACGTCTGGCATCCATTCCAAGCCTTAGCAGATGCTCAGGCGGCTTTTGATGCACTTGGATGGCCGAAAGACCTTAGGGGAAAGAAGGTTGTTGTGAGCTATGCATATAGTGGAGGGTTGAAGCCCCTCGCAGTTCCGCAGGACGTGGCCGCCATGTTTGCTATGATGGGTGCTGATGTATACGTTGCTCATCCGCCAGGTTTCGAGTTAATGGATGAGGCTATGAACAAGGCGAGGGAATATGCGAAACACTGGGGCTCTGAGTTCAAGATCGTCTACGACATGGATGAAGCCTTCGAGGGGGCAACCATAGTGTATCCAAAAGCGTGGAGCCCGAAGGGATTCTTCCCACCCTATAATAGCGTTGTCGACAAAGAAGGTGCTAAGGCTTATCAAGATAAGTTTAAGAATTGGATCGTGACAAGAGAGAGGCTTGAGAAGGCTGGTAAACCTTACTATATGCACTGTGGACCTGCTGATAGAGGGCAAGAAGTTACCGACGAGGTATTGGACTCGTACGAGAAAAGTCTGTACTTCGAGGAAGCCGAAAACAGGCTCCATGTTCAGAAGGCCGTCATGGCAATGACTCTAGGAGAGTAA
- a CDS encoding STT3 domain-containing protein, producing the protein MKPRLNTLLLISLLAFILTYGIYVRFVPYYTNGFEFFEYDSYIEYWQAKYVYENGILSWYTLTRENPATHIFWYPWGRDIIYSSYPFLPMWIGGTYYLVQHTGLTLKQWAVIQPLIFTFLGIIAAYLAATQLSGGNKIAGLMTSLLLAFLPAANDRTLIGFVEKEGISIFFIFMFLYFYGKTISCIAESNRGKIFLYGSLSALFLSIVGWLWGGYVFLLGVFVAYFILYPLFAGKDFDPKFIQIHWFIIVLSMILTIPSPSTFNQLGFYPLRFSGIGWPILAGCAIPTIYYYLSIDFKRLGFKKPVLSKKRYFLLLIFLVIGGALAITMGVLDVGGRWAWALGLRFIPADPLVQSIAEHQSPLSSAGSMLQMLRSWGLDPVFPWSLLFPLSPLFLSVIGALYMILYKPRPQTLLISLGFLLAFYSYLNAAYMIAIASYLGTIVSGVFLGLLISRLIPTPQELADFKRGRVRLTARSNRVIILAALILFLVNASHIAYLDYQANSSVVYTLRAGNSNLALKSDSWYKIVETLRNEIPEDGLVISWWDYGYGISVDGGRASVADGSTLNFTQIGILGLFLTSVNTTKAAELATLFNAPPGKTYVLTLELFAVYEDNERIIVWPVLFPGSSMPGGIDIPKSVWMIRIGNATVDVLRLNGVDISYPLTSEYLVLLGNQYITPRFDEPQKLPLLYKMMVDGMLYWAGSRNKTSIFAWYGGTASPLSTSNVNRIKEVLGLDITLGISNPIIIKIQERPLLNDTYFKPFSIIAEPFYDPRTGEIVKVGVRDPDNPYGTLEGVLYSVGFVYEVGIPP; encoded by the coding sequence TTGAAACCTCGCCTAAACACCTTATTGCTGATCAGTCTTCTAGCATTTATTTTAACCTATGGAATATACGTTAGGTTTGTCCCCTACTATACCAATGGTTTTGAATTCTTTGAATACGACTCCTATATCGAGTACTGGCAGGCGAAGTACGTTTATGAAAACGGCATCCTTTCATGGTATACTTTGACTAGGGAAAATCCTGCAACACACATATTCTGGTATCCATGGGGCAGAGATATAATATATTCCAGCTACCCATTCCTGCCCATGTGGATAGGAGGGACGTATTACCTAGTCCAGCACACGGGATTGACCCTCAAACAATGGGCCGTTATTCAACCTTTGATATTCACATTTCTCGGAATAATCGCGGCTTACTTGGCTGCAACACAGTTGTCCGGTGGGAATAAGATCGCTGGATTGATGACGTCGCTCCTCTTAGCATTCCTTCCGGCTGCCAACGATAGGACGTTAATAGGTTTCGTCGAGAAGGAGGGTATATCAATATTCTTCATATTTATGTTCCTTTACTTCTATGGTAAAACCATCTCCTGTATCGCAGAATCTAATCGTGGAAAAATATTCTTGTATGGTTCTCTAAGCGCCTTATTCTTAAGTATTGTTGGATGGTTGTGGGGAGGATACGTATTTTTGCTCGGAGTATTTGTTGCGTATTTTATCCTTTATCCATTATTCGCAGGGAAGGATTTCGATCCGAAGTTTATACAAATACACTGGTTCATAATAGTATTGTCGATGATACTCACAATTCCATCACCATCCACCTTTAATCAACTAGGTTTTTATCCACTAAGGTTCTCAGGAATTGGTTGGCCGATTCTAGCAGGTTGCGCTATACCAACTATCTATTACTACCTATCGATAGACTTCAAAAGACTTGGGTTTAAAAAACCAGTGCTCTCTAAGAAAAGATACTTTCTGTTGCTGATTTTTCTAGTGATAGGGGGTGCTCTAGCTATTACAATGGGGGTCTTAGATGTAGGTGGTAGATGGGCATGGGCCCTTGGGCTTAGATTCATCCCTGCCGATCCCCTTGTTCAGAGCATTGCGGAACACCAGTCTCCCTTATCCAGTGCTGGATCAATGCTTCAAATGCTTAGAAGCTGGGGACTTGACCCAGTGTTTCCATGGTCCCTACTGTTTCCCTTATCTCCTCTATTTCTTTCAGTCATAGGTGCTCTGTACATGATTCTATATAAGCCGCGTCCTCAAACACTGCTCATATCCCTTGGCTTCTTGCTAGCGTTTTATTCGTATCTTAACGCCGCGTATATGATAGCCATAGCATCGTATCTAGGTACGATCGTGTCTGGAGTATTTCTAGGCTTACTAATCAGCAGACTTATTCCGACTCCACAGGAACTCGCGGACTTCAAGAGAGGAAGAGTTAGGTTGACAGCTAGATCAAACAGAGTAATAATTCTCGCTGCCTTGATTTTATTCCTCGTCAACGCTTCCCACATAGCTTACTTAGATTATCAAGCTAACTCTTCAGTAGTATACACTCTTAGAGCAGGTAACTCCAATCTTGCTTTGAAAAGCGATTCATGGTACAAGATCGTTGAGACTTTGCGAAACGAAATCCCGGAAGACGGTTTAGTGATTTCGTGGTGGGACTATGGGTATGGGATAAGTGTAGATGGGGGAAGGGCATCGGTTGCTGATGGTTCTACATTAAACTTTACTCAGATAGGCATTCTAGGCTTGTTCTTGACATCTGTTAACACCACTAAAGCGGCTGAATTGGCAACTCTCTTCAACGCCCCGCCAGGTAAAACATACGTCTTAACTTTAGAACTTTTCGCGGTATATGAAGATAATGAGAGAATAATCGTGTGGCCGGTTCTATTCCCAGGTTCAAGTATGCCGGGTGGAATAGATATTCCGAAGAGTGTTTGGATGATTAGAATCGGTAATGCAACCGTTGATGTATTGCGTTTAAACGGCGTGGATATTTCTTACCCGCTGACATCAGAATACCTGGTCTTACTGGGTAATCAATACATAACCCCCAGGTTCGATGAACCCCAGAAGCTACCCCTCTTGTACAAAATGATGGTTGACGGAATGCTCTATTGGGCAGGGTCAAGGAACAAGACAAGCATCTTCGCGTGGTACGGGGGGACGGCATCCCCGTTAAGCACATCCAACGTTAACAGGATTAAGGAGGTTCTGGGGCTCGACATAACTCTCGGCATTTCAAACCCAATAATCATTAAAATACAGGAGAGGCCCTTACTCAACGATACATATTTTAAACCGTTCTCAATAATAGCTGAACCATTCTACGATCCAAGGACAGGGGAGATCGTGAAAGTCGGCGTCCGCGATCCTGATAACCCATATGGAACTCTCGAGGGCGTTCTCTACAGTGTTGGATTTGTCTATGAAGTGGGGATACCCCCGTAG
- a CDS encoding DUF711 family protein, whose protein sequence is MEDLTVRAVTYFATSNHFNTALSEFEEASHLLRSVEKLIVRHGFSVFTKRVSFPTLTIDVAEKLVEYVSGSDMLVSIGYQSIKKLRVEDAVHFTSNGAYLPILYSGEDPIEFADKSSKIIVKSAENHPLNATRIALGFHTKKFVTPYFPDSSSDRNVKLALAFLYPNAILREIESGKTLEESFRKVFLVFEELSSIVEGELGLPVKVDYSLSPWMDHSVARLIEQLGCRVNAPGVNYSIFKVNDMILKHLNKQRAVGFNEVMLPYAEDSLLITYGSKGLIRARDFLLYASTCVAGVDMVVVPSDLEKLRNLILDSLSIRMVKKKPFSFRAIPVSGKPGEWVKLGKFGDAVILEY, encoded by the coding sequence ATGGAGGATCTTACGGTTAGAGCTGTAACCTATTTTGCAACCTCGAACCACTTCAACACCGCATTGAGTGAGTTCGAAGAAGCTAGTCATCTACTCCGTTCCGTTGAAAAGCTCATTGTACGTCATGGATTTAGCGTTTTCACCAAGCGTGTCTCTTTTCCAACCCTCACCATTGACGTTGCAGAAAAACTTGTTGAGTACGTCTCAGGTTCAGACATGCTGGTGTCAATAGGGTATCAGAGTATTAAAAAACTCCGTGTAGAAGACGCAGTACACTTTACAAGTAATGGGGCATACTTGCCTATACTGTATAGTGGCGAAGACCCTATCGAATTCGCTGACAAGTCATCTAAAATCATCGTGAAATCAGCCGAGAACCATCCCTTAAACGCCACCAGGATAGCCTTGGGATTCCATACAAAGAAGTTCGTTACCCCATATTTCCCTGATTCCTCGAGTGATAGAAACGTTAAATTAGCACTAGCTTTTCTATATCCGAACGCTATTTTAAGAGAGATTGAATCCGGGAAAACGCTTGAGGAATCCTTCAGAAAGGTTTTCTTGGTTTTCGAAGAGTTATCCAGCATAGTGGAGGGGGAACTAGGTTTACCAGTTAAGGTAGACTATAGCTTGTCTCCTTGGATGGATCACAGCGTTGCGAGATTAATAGAACAACTTGGATGTAGGGTAAATGCTCCAGGGGTTAATTATTCTATTTTCAAAGTCAACGATATGATATTGAAACACTTGAATAAGCAACGGGCCGTAGGGTTCAACGAGGTAATGTTACCTTACGCTGAGGACTCTCTTCTGATAACCTATGGTTCCAAAGGATTAATTAGAGCGAGAGATTTCCTTTTATACGCATCAACATGCGTAGCAGGGGTTGACATGGTTGTTGTCCCAAGTGACCTGGAAAAACTTAGAAATTTAATACTCGATAGTCTTTCCATTAGAATGGTTAAGAAAAAACCTTTCTCTTTCAGAGCCATCCCCGTCTCAGGGAAGCCTGGCGAGTGGGTGAAGCTTGGAAAATTTGGAGATGCCGTAATACTCGAGTATTGA
- a CDS encoding radical SAM protein: MRGYNPIELSDITRRLVCRVTQKGEERKYYRFRGGRWYGGVATGDVVGCNLRCKFCWSWRFSHSTTGGWFESIDSAFSKLVHIAEKNNYYYVRLSGGEPTLSREHLLGLMKLLSETKYTFILETNGILLGYDESYAAEISRFSNIAVRVSFKGTTPDEFHLLTGANPSFFSIQLRSLENLITSGLQPCKDFYPAVMLSFSKPESYVEFKERLKALSPRLASCIDEEYVILYPHVVEVLRKYNLKPTISYSPGSVPDFMI; the protein is encoded by the coding sequence ATGAGAGGTTACAATCCTATAGAGCTTTCAGACATTACCAGGAGGTTAGTGTGTAGAGTGACCCAAAAGGGCGAGGAGAGAAAATACTACAGGTTTAGGGGAGGACGGTGGTATGGCGGGGTCGCCACTGGTGACGTTGTTGGATGTAATCTCAGATGTAAATTCTGCTGGAGCTGGAGGTTCAGCCACTCCACAACAGGAGGCTGGTTTGAATCCATTGATTCAGCTTTCAGTAAACTCGTTCACATAGCGGAGAAAAACAATTATTACTACGTGAGACTGAGTGGCGGGGAACCTACATTATCAAGGGAGCATTTATTGGGTCTCATGAAGCTCCTCTCAGAGACAAAATACACGTTCATTCTAGAGACAAACGGCATTCTATTGGGATATGACGAATCTTACGCTGCCGAGATATCTAGATTTTCAAATATTGCTGTGAGAGTTAGTTTTAAAGGCACAACACCTGACGAGTTTCACCTTTTGACTGGCGCAAACCCTAGTTTTTTCTCCATTCAACTTAGAAGTCTCGAAAACTTAATTACAAGTGGTCTTCAGCCATGTAAAGACTTTTATCCAGCCGTGATGCTTAGTTTCTCGAAACCAGAGTCTTATGTCGAGTTTAAGGAGAGACTTAAAGCGCTGTCTCCGAGACTAGCTTCTTGCATAGACGAAGAGTATGTAATACTATATCCTCATGTAGTGGAGGTCTTAAGAAAATATAATTTAAAACCAACAATATCCTATTCCCCTGGCAGCGTCCCGGATTTCATGATTTAA